Genomic DNA from Triticum dicoccoides isolate Atlit2015 ecotype Zavitan chromosome 4B, WEW_v2.0, whole genome shotgun sequence:
TTCCACTATCATTTAACAAATTTGCTATACGGACCTTTGGCACAGTTTCAGGTCAAAACAAACAGTTCTGTATTGCATGAACATTCTGAATATACTGATCCTCTCTCTGTACCTTGAAATTTTGATTTAAGATGCAGTAGTAGGTCAGATCTTTCCTTGGCCGACAATGCACTCTTATGGAATTTTGTAATATGGTTCCAGTTTATCAGGCAGATGTTCCTAGGTCCAGTTATGGTATTTAGTATTGTAAACTCTCCTTTCTGTTAGGATGTTGGGATGTCTACATCAAAATGAAGTTGTGCTGTTTGGTAAGGTTATATGGAGGTTGTTGGCTTGGATATGACATAAACCATGCTCTTCTAAGGATGGATCCAATAGTTTAGAGTAGAAATGATGTATGATACCATTAGTCCAAATATCGGCCAGTTAATCGGCATCTTGATCAGTTAATCACTACTTGGTGGGTCACCGAATAGCTGATTTATCGGCTGATTAGCTGGAAATTTCGCCCATTTATCCCTACTCACCACCTGACTGATATTGTACCagttaccgatatcctgaacattgTATGATACACATTTTCTCTTTCAATTGTTGGGAATATGAATTCTATTTGTTCAACAAAAAGTTAAATATAACTTCTTCCTGTTGCATATGCAAAAGCATTCAGTCATCTGTCTCTTTGCATTTTGTTGTCAACTCGTCTGAGCTATTTGTAGCTTGCCTTTGTAATGAAATTGTGTCTTTCTTGCGAGATACTAATAGTGCTTGATGCTTTGTCACATACAGGAGGGGTTTGCATTTTCTCATTGCACCACCTGCAAGGCTCCTTATTACTTGAGGGTTCATGTCCACACCGACAGGAAATGGCGAACGCTAAAGTTTCGTTTCTTTGTTACTAGAGATATATTATTCATCTTTGCTCTAGTCCAGTTTGTAAGTCTTTGATATCCGTGTCACTATTCTTTGTCTAATGATGTATTGAGTGATAAACAGTATTTCTCACTCCTTTGTTTAGGTTATCTCTGCATTGGCTTATTTGGTACATTTTATTGATGGGTACCAGCAATATTGGCTGAGGACGGCCTGGGGTTTTGATAACGAAGTTACTTTTTATTATATATGTGGTAAACAACTTAATCCTTCGCAGATTTTGTTATTACTTGTACCTGTTTTGTATGATTGTTTGACAATTATGCCCTTGCCTGTATGCGTGGGGTGGAGTTCAATTTGCCCACACAACACAAGTCCCTGTTCATCCTTAGGACTCTAGTGCACGGGAGCTGTACGGTTTACAAAGTGAAATATACAATTAGATTCTATCTGGCCAATCTCTGTTATAAGTATAAGAGTGTATCAGTGTGCAGAAGAAAACATGTGTGGGGAAATGTATTTTGTTAACAGTATACActacaatgtactccctccgttcctaaatatttgtctttttagggaTTTCAAATGATTACcacgtacggatgtatatagacatattttagagtgcagattcactcattttgctccgtatgtagtcacttgttgaaatctctagaaagacaaatatttaggaacggagggagtagatgaaagATGTATGTTGAATAGGAAAGACCTAGCAGCTGTCTTTATCTTTTACATGCATGTCAATGATTGTAGTTGCTCTTTCATTCCCACCAGACCTATCCATTAGTTTGTTATATTTATGCCGTGATGGACTAATACTAGGGTATCATGTTATGATCTACACTATGTGGCGTGCAGTATGTAGTCCCTAAATATATATGGAGGCTACGTTGCTAAAATATATGATGCACTTATGTTGCCCATTCGATTTGAATTCTGAACTGAGTTGAGCATCTCTCTTATTCTTTTTACAGGagctttgttgttttttgctttactcGGGTTATCAGGATGCTTCATAACGTGTTATGACCGAAGAGTACGGAGTGACTTGGCTCAGCCTTGTCGAGAACTGTGCCTCTGTTGCTGCCAGCCAGGGTATGTTTCGAGTAATTCAATGACTATATTATATTAGTTAAGCCGTTAATGCTGCATGCTTGGTCATCTGTCTGTTGTACGCTCACCTTCCTATTTCATTTCAGGATGTGTGCAGATTGCCATCTTCCTGGCACACTTTGCATGTGGACTGACTGCACCACATGCTTTGAAGGCTGTGCAACTACAGCCGGGGAGTGTGGTGGTTGCTTGGGAGGTGCAGGGGAAGCAGGGTTACCATTGTTCCTCATCATGGGAGTAATCGTGCTCGGGCTGTTCACGGTTGTCGGCATCTTCTATAGCGTTCTGGTGGCAACTATGGTAGGGCAGAGGATCTGGCAAAGACACTACCACATCCTTGCGAAACGAATGCTAACAAAGGTGAGCACTGCTATCCCTGAGTTGATCAATCATGGTTTTTCCTCCTGTTTATAACCCCAATTTGGTGTTCTCCAGGAGTACGTTGTGGAAGATGTTGACGGTGAACATGCAGATTGGTCTCCGCCGCCACTCCCTGCTGAGCACGTCCAGCAGCTCAAATCCCTGGGACTCCTATAGCCCATGACATGGAGCTGATGGCTGTTGATGATGATCTTAAGTTGAGGACCAGCACCACGCACTGCCCCAGCTGTACAGGAAGCACATACTAAGCCGATGGCAGGGCATCTCTTGTATCCGCAATTTGCGCAGCCCAACATGGTGCGATATCATCGGCCCTTTTTGTATATTGTAACAGGAAAACTGACTACACCTTGATTTTTATACGAACGAGTCAACTCGTGCCCGTCTTGTGCAAAGTTACTGCTCTTCGTTCTTTCACTGGTCTCGTGCACAGACAGATGCGGCAGTTCCAGGGCATCATAGGAGCAAGTATAATAAGGTGATGTAGTGCTATATTTTGCTGCCATCGTTGTTGTCAAAGACGATGCGTGTGTGCCATTTTGCCGATGACGCTGCCGTCGTGCGCGCATCATTGCCGCATGCGCCGTCGGCCGGAGGAGCCCACCAGGGACAATAGTGAGCATCAGCGACCAGGCAGGAATGGCCTCCAGCATCGGACGAGCTGACGATTTCGTCCTCGCTCGGCAAGCGTGAGGTTTAGCTGGCTGGCGAAGATGTGGGTACAGCCAATCAGAGTCGAGCACTCTCCCGAGCTTGGCACTGCCTACCATGGGCGAGGCTAGCAGCGTGCGGAGTTGTACCTGCGTCAAGGGAGGCGAGCAGCGGCGTCTACAAGCGGTGGGCTGGAGCGGTAGTGGGGGTGGAGTAACGGCAACTTCAACCGACCCGACTCAACCTGACAGAAgatttgtccgctttttgtcccaACGCGGACGAACGTATTTCACATTTGTGCCGGTTTTCCCTTTTTAATCCTGGTGCCGGATTTCAGAATTAAAAAAAAAGCTAGCAAAAGTCTAGTCTTACATTAATTAAAACTAAAAATATTAAATTAAAAACAGCCAGGCTGCCGCGACCGACATCCACAGGAAGGCTGTCAACGCCCGACGTTGTGATGCTGAGCCGCATCATGGTACTGATGCGCAGCATCCCAATGTCATCCCCATAAACCTATCTttgtctcccacgacaccacttggaccaatgacaagagctcgagcaaaggctatcgaaaatAAGGTGAACTCGTTCCTCTTCGAACTTCCACTCTCTACATATGAGACatagctactacctcaagcggagaccctaagcatgatcaggtacttggaagAAGGCCATGTAACAACTACACCTAACGGACAAGACGACGCGAACACCAAGTacaaagagcgagaagagaagcagccTGGAAGTCTCCAGCCGTCggacgaccgaccccgaccggaTGACCGACGCCTGATACTTCGACCCGCCATGCCAGACCCAGCCAGAGAACGCTCCAACAGCCGGACAaccgacgccgaccggacgtccgacgactcccagcgcccggacgaccgagctCCACCGGATGATCGACACGACCACGTccgagccaaaacatcggaagtatggaagcctccggacgaccgacggAACGGACGACCGACCAATCCTGAACAGAGTCGAAAcatcggacgtccgaccaggactggacgtccggaccctcgggaaccaccggacgtccgacgcctgtgcgtgATCAAGTGTTGGGTCGAAGCCCACTTACCGTTTCATGACACTAGACTATAAGTaaacctcctcctccctctttctagggttagcaatggtttagctcatttgtgagatagagtttTGCTcccccatccggatctactccaccgagagagaccgttccctcttcagagaagatccactttagattcaagaccccttcatgggaagacccctcaagacctcctcatggagatgaactagttgccacttgtatcgtcctttgttgattgTGGGTCGTGTAtccctttgtgtttcgaggatctagcgcatgtgtaatcgaatcttgttggtttgagagaTTTCTCCCCCCGTGTTTTTCCCTCgtattcctcgtgttcttcgtgttcggtAGGATcctctccaatcgtgaaagatcgggcatctagggttccaaCCTACGTCAtctttggtatcatgagccacattgaacATGATTTTGGATTCCCTACCCtccttttctagcctaattttgttgtgttcttccccaatttcaaaaattcccacaaaaatagccccaattttttttttgtgatttgttagtgtgatgaagttttgatggatttgatccgtggatttgctttgcctcacgtggatctagctttcccccaccatctccaccttttccatccacaaaattgCTCAATTTTGCCCAATTTATGCCTCCACATCTCGAAATCCcgagttcatcccgtgcccgaaatcacccaggcaccggacgtccgacgaacaTCAGTCGTCCGACCACCATCAGACGTCCGACGTTACCTGACTGACGGGGGGATAGGCCCTGGGTAGCCTCATCAATACTTCAACACTTTTTAAGACATCGGGGCTGgccaagcccctcagtccgactggtcGCAAGGCCGGCCCTTGGGGCCGGCTGGTGCCAAAAGACCGCCTCCTAGAAGGCGGGGGACCCCAAGAAGGCGGCAAGGGCATGGACCGACTCCTAGCAGGCAGCCTGCCCTCTCCCTTGAAGTCTGAGCCCGGCCAAGAGACAAGCTGGGGCAGGGCTATAGTGTGCCATGCCTCCCCTGATTCCTGGACGCATGGTTACAGTGACCGCCGCCAGGAGGCCGTCGACCCGCCTGGCGCGACACTGTAGCCATGGTGTGCCCGAGAGTGGAGAGCCGTCCGTGGGACCCGCAAGCGGCGGGCTCCACCTGTCGGCCGGTTCCTCGGCATTCGGCAGGGCCCACCagaggcgggccccagcagccggcgaagAACCCGACCTCCTTAGTCACTAATGGCCGGAGCCTACTActcggccggattaccattgtactgttgg
This window encodes:
- the LOC119295882 gene encoding uncharacterized protein LOC119295882, which translates into the protein MEEEKARGLSSAASSLIPPTSPEIDLEAGAGDQLQCRICLETDGRDFIAPCKCKGTSKYVHRDCLDHWRAVKEGFAFSHCTTCKAPYYLRVHVHTDRKWRTLKFRFFVTRDILFIFALVQFVISALAYLVHFIDGYQQYWLRTAWGFDNEVTFYYICGALLFFALLGLSGCFITCYDRRVRSDLAQPCRELCLCCCQPGMCADCHLPGTLCMWTDCTTCFEGCATTAGECGGCLGGAGEAGLPLFLIMGVIVLGLFTVVGIFYSVLVATMVGQRIWQRHYHILAKRMLTKEYVVEDVDGEHADWSPPPLPAEHVQQLKSLGLL